A window of Methanooceanicella nereidis genomic DNA:
GCAGTCGTCGGCTCGTCGGCGATGAGAAGCTTTGGATTACAGGCAAGCGCCATCGATATCATCGCCCTCTGGAGCATTCCTCCGGACAGCTCATGCGGGTAGCTCTTCGCTACCCTTTCGGGAGCCGGAATGCCAGTGAATTTAAGCATCTCGATCGATTTGTCGTGGGCGGCCTTTTTATCCAGCTTCTGGTGCAGCATTATGACCTCGGCTATCTGATCGCCTATGGTGAACACAGGATTGAACGAGTTCATCGGCTCCTGGAATATCATTGAGATCTGATTACCGCGTATGCTGCGCAGCTCATGGTCCTTTAACTTAAGGATGTCCTTACCTTCGAACAGTATGCTGCCCTCGTCTATCCTTCCCGGAGGCGACTGTATAAGCTTTATGATAGAGAGCGCAGTGACGGACTTTCCGCATCCGGTCTCCCCCACCAGCCCGATAGTCTCTCCCTTAAAGATGTCCAGGTTGATCCCGTCCAGAGCCTTAACTACGCCTGCATAAGTGTAGAAGTTAGTTTTCAGGTCCTTTATGCTAAGAAGAACTTCTGACATGTTTTTCCTCCGGTTATCTCCTCTGCCTCGGGTCAAGTATGTCTCTCAATCCGTCTCCGAACAGGTTGAACCC
This region includes:
- a CDS encoding ABC transporter ATP-binding protein; the encoded protein is MSEVLLSIKDLKTNFYTYAGVVKALDGINLDIFKGETIGLVGETGCGKSVTALSIIKLIQSPPGRIDEGSILFEGKDILKLKDHELRSIRGNQISMIFQEPMNSFNPVFTIGDQIAEVIMLHQKLDKKAAHDKSIEMLKFTGIPAPERVAKSYPHELSGGMLQRAMISMALACNPKLLIADEPTTALDVTIQAQILELMKDLKKRTGASILMITHDLGVVADVCDRIGVMYAGCIVELGDVRTIFFNPLHPYTKGLIGSIPKISQNVASRLDTIPGSVPNLITPPNGCRFHPRCSKAIDICRKEKPDVYEVEGGHFVMCHLYADKKRVS